A DNA window from Pyrus communis chromosome 3, drPyrComm1.1, whole genome shotgun sequence contains the following coding sequences:
- the LOC137728445 gene encoding putative F-box/FBD/LRR-repeat protein At4g03220, with translation MTTASFEHARSTNRRNRKRKSRIDRFSNLPTEIAHDILSRLNFKDLTRVGCLSKRCREFYISTPYLNFHDLSGVDTSTRLKNERVLDSLSRFFVQRGVHHKIQCFRFRWDLWVDDDDDDDDDDDDDCDVYFQSRLREWIEIAVRCNVEVIHLVVIPNNTFGDLPASLLHCKSLKSLTVDMICNISVVPSMDFSSNLECLRLKDVSIKNDGDRFLKWISGCCTSIKELLLEDCAGVNNLVIESSSLESFCYQSHEYNDGCHVNISGDRLEKLHFVEPTGRKTNRLVNISAPNLKYLEWIGEFSNRQNLGNLMFLEKAVICSSPWNCNFNVLFDFLCSIRKVKLLFLDPDTLECLWLKRDYWKSKELSFISHAKEVVIHYKFRSNVIEFAYYILEHAHDLEKMIIYYPHGSEVLNAVMKLRTTATSKGIHFHKIVTHYDFQVIRSLVRFNLW, from the exons atgaCCACTGCAAGTTTTGAGCATGCTCGCAGTACCAATCGTCGcaaccgaaaaagaaaaagtaggaTAGATAGATTCAGTAATCTCCCAACCGAGATCGCTCATGATATTTTGTCTCGCCTCAACTTCAAAGACCTCACTAGGGTTGGCTGTCTGTCCAAAAGATGCAGAGAGTTTTATATATCGACCCCGTACTTGAATTTTCATGACTTATCTGGTGTGGATACATCCACTCGTCTGAAGAACGAAAGGGTTTTGGATTCCTTGAGCAGGTTCTTCGTTCAACGCGGGGTGCATCATAAGATACAATGCTTTCGTTTTCGTTGGGACCTTTGGGTTGAtgatgacgacgacgacgacgacgacgacgacgatgacTGTGATGTTTATTTCCAATCGCGATTGAGGGAATGGATTGAAATTGCAGTGAGGTGCAATGTTGAAGTGATTCATCTTGTTGTCATTCCTAATAATACGTTTGGAGATCTTCCTGCTTCCCTCTTGCACTGTAAATCGTTGAAGTCTTTAACtgtggacatgatctgcaacATTAGTGTTGTGCCCTCCATGGATTTTTCGTCTAATCTCGAATGCCTGAGGTTAAAAGATGTTTCGATAAAGAATGATGGTGATCGATTTTTGAAGTGGATTTCAGGTTGCTGCACATCCATTAAGGAATTACTTCTTGAAGATTGTGCTGGGGTCAACAACCTTGTCATCGAAAGCTCATCTCTGGAATCATTTTGCTATCAGTCTCATGAATACAACGACGGATGCCATGTTAACATCTCCGGTGACAGActtgaaaaattacattttgttGAACCGACTGGGAGGAAGACAAACAGATTGGTCAACATTTCTGCTCCGAATCTTAAGTATTtggaatggattggggaattttCGAATCGCCAAAATCTTGGAAACTTAATGTTTTTGGAGAAGGCTGTGATTTGTTCTTCCCCTTGGAACTGTAACTTTAATgtcttatttgattttctttgtagCATCCGCAAGGTTAAATTGCTTTTTTTGGACCCAGATACTCTTGAG TGCCTATGGTTAAAAAGGGACTATTGGAAATCAAAGGAGCTTTCGTTTATTTCTCATGCCAAGGAGGTTGTCATACATTATAAATTTCGGTCTAATGTTATTGAGTTCGCATATTATATTCTCGAGCATGCTCATGACTTGGAGAAGATGATCATATACTATCCTCATGGTTCTGAGGTACTCAACGCCGTGATGAAGTTGAGAACAACGGCGACGTCGAAAGGAATCCACTTTCACAAAATTGTGACCCATTACGACTTTCAGGTGATCAGATCCTTGGTTCGGTTCAATCTTTGGTGA
- the LOC137728718 gene encoding phosphoglycerate kinase 3, cytosolic, whose protein sequence is MATKKSVSTLKEAELKGKRVFVRVDLNVPLDDNSNITDDTRIRAAVPTIKYLLGHGAKVILASHLGRPKGVTPKYSLKPLVPRLSELLGLEVKIANDCIGEEVEKLVAQLPEGGVLLLENVRFYKEEEKNDPDFAKKLASLADVYVNDAFGTAHRAHASTEGVAKYLKPSVAGFLMQKELDYLVGAVANPKRPFAAIVGGSKVSTKIGVIESLLAKVNVLLLGGGMIFTFYKAQGHSVGSSLVEEDKLDLAKSLLEKAKSKGVSILLPTDVVIADKFAADANCKVVPASAIPDGWMGLDIGPDSIKTFSEALDTTQTIIWNGPMGVFEFEKFAAGTEAIAKKLAELSGKGVTTIIGGGDSVAAVEKAGLAEKMSHISTGGGASLELLEGKTLPGVLALDDA, encoded by the exons ATGGCGACCAAGAAGAGCGTGAGTACCTTGAAGGAGGCTGAGTTGAAGGGGAAGAGAGTGTTTGTGAGGGTTGATCTGAACGTTCCTTTGGATGACAACTCCAACATCACCGACGATACTAGAATCCGCGCCGCCGTGCCCACCATCAAGTACTTGCTCGGCCATGGTGCCAAAGTTATCCTGGCTTCTCACTTG GGACGTCCCAAGGGAGTCACTCCCAAGTACAGTTTGAAGCCTCTCGTGCCCAGGCTTTCTGAGCTCCTTGGACTCGAG GTTAAGATTGCCAATGACTGTATTGGTGAGGAAGTCGAGAAATTGGTTGCTCAACTTCCAGAGGGAGGAGTTTTGCTCCTTGAGAATGTTAGGTTCTAcaaggaggaagagaagaatgacCCTGATTTCGCCAAGAAGCTTGCTTCACTTGCAGATGTTTATGTGAATGATGCTTTTGGTACTGCTCATAGGGCTCATGCATCAACAGAGGGAGTCGCTAAGTACTTGAAGCCTTCCGTTGCTGGATTCCTTATGCAGAAG GAACTCGACTATCTTGTTGGTGCTGTGGCAAATCCTAAGAGGCCATTTGCTGCTATTGTTGGCGGTTCAAAGGTGTCAACCAAGATTGGAGTGATAGAATCCTTGTTGGCGAAGGTTAACGTTCTCTTGCTTGGTGGAGGAATGATCTTTACTTTCTACAAGGCCCAAGGCCATTCAGTTGGATCTTCCCTTGTGGAGGAGGACAAGCTTGATCTTGCAAAGTCGCTTCTTGAGAAGGCCAAGTCTAAGGGGGTTTCTATTCTCCTCCCAACTGATGTGGTTATTGCAGACAAATTTGCAGCTGATGCAAACTGCAAG GTTGTGCCAGCGTCTGCTATTCCAGATGGTTGGATGGGATTGGATATTGGACCGGACTCGATCAAAACTTTCAGTGAAGCTCTCGATACCACTCAAACTATTATCTGGAACGGACCTATGGGTGTTTTCGAATTTGAGAAGTTTGCTGCTGGGACTGAG GCAATAGCTAAGAAGCTTGCAGAGCTGAGCGGCAAGGGCGTGACAACAATCATCGGAGGTGGTGACTCAGTTGCCGCTGTTGAGAAGGCTGGGCTTGCTGAGAAGATGAGCCACATCTCCACCGGAGGCGGTGCAAGCTTAGAGCTCCTCGAAGGGAAAACACTACCCGGAGTCCTTGCTCTGGACGATGCTTAA
- the LOC137727301 gene encoding pyruvate kinase, cytosolic isozyme-like, whose amino-acid sequence MEKVLEVVGDRRPKTKIVCTLGPSSRSVEMLEKLLRAGMNVARFNFSHGTHAYHQETLDNLRTAMNNTGILCAVMLDTKGPEIRTGFLKDGKSINLKQGQEITITTDYNILGDESLICMSYKRLAEDVNPQTDILCADGKITLRVLACDEKHGLVHCRCENSAELGEKKNVNLPGVVVDLPTLTEKDKVDILEWGVPNKIDMIALSFVRKGSDLLEVRKLLGEHAKNIMLMSKVENQEGVSNFDEILANSDAFMVARGDLGMEIPIEKIFLAQKLMIEKANRLGKPIVTATQMLESMVKSPRPTRAEATDVANAVLDGTDCVMLSGETAAGAYPEIAVQTMAKICVSAEDSINYGQLFKRKMEVAAMPMSPQESLASSAVQTANCIKAALILVLTKGGSTAKLVAKYRPSMPILSVVVPEITTDSFEWSCSNAAPARHGLIYRGVLPLLSSSPIRASHAESTEESIHFAIQHAKAKGLCKTGDSVVALHRVNTDMIKILTVK is encoded by the exons ATGGAGAAGGTGCTTGAAGTTGTGGGGGATAGAAGGCCTAAGACTAAGATCGTGTGCACGTTGGGGCCGTCGTCGCGGTCTGTTGAGATGCTGGAGAAGCTTCTGAGGGCCGGGATGAACGTGGCTCGCTTCAACTTCTCACATGGTACTCATGCTTACCATCAAGAAACTCTGGATAATCTTAGGACCGCCATGAACAACACCGGCATCCTCTGCGCCGTCATGTTGGACACTAAG GGTCCAGAAATTCGAACAGGATTTCTGAAAGACGGGAAGTCTATAAATCTTAAACAAGGTCAAGAGATCACCATCACTACTGACTATAACATTCTTGGTGATGAGAGTTTGATCTGTATGAGCTACAAAAGGTTGGCTGAGGATGTGAACCCGCAAACCGATATCTTGTGTGCTGATGGAAAAATTACTCTGAGGGTTCTGGCTTGCGACGAGAAGCATGGTTTGGTGCATTGTCGCTGTGAAAACTCTGCAGAGTTGGGTGAGAAGAAGAATGTCAATCTCCCTGGAGTGGTTGTTGATCTGCCAACACTAACAGAGAAGGACAAAGTTGATATCTTGGAGTGGGGGGTTCCCAATAAGATTGACATGATCGCACTCTCTTTCGTTCGCAAAGGTTCAGACCTTCTTGAGGTCAGAAAATTGTTGGGGGAGCATGCAAAGAATATAATGCTCATGTCCAAG GTTGAGAATCAAGAAGGGGTTTCCAACTTTGATGAAATTCTTGCAAATTCGGATGCGTTTATGGTGGCGAGGGGTGACCTCGGAATGGAGATTCCAATCGAGAAGATATTCTTAGCTCAGAAATTAATGATAGAGAAGGCCAACAGACTAGGAAAGCCGATCGTGACTGCTACTCAGATGTTAGAATCCATGGTCAAGTCTCCTCGTCCCACACGAGCTGAAGCCACCGATGTTGCCAATGCAGTTCTTGATGGAACTGACTGCGTGATGCTCAGCGGTGAAACAGCAGCGGGAGCCTATCCAGAAATTGCAGTTCAAACCATGGCCAAAATTTGTGTTTCTGCTGAGGACTCTATAAATTATGGGCAGCTTTTCAAAAGAAAGATGGAAGTTGCAGCAATGCCTATGTCCCCACAAGAGAGCTTGGCCTCCTCAGCAGTTCAGACAGCGAATTGCATCAAGGCGGCACTGATTTTAGTCCTGACCAAAGGAGGAAGCACGGCTAAGCTGGTGGCTAAGTACAGGCCAAGTATGCCAATTTTGTCCGTGGTGGTGCCTGAGATAACAACAGACTCTTTCGAGTGGTCTTGCAGCAATGCAGCTCCAGCGAGGCATGGCCTTATTTACCGGGGAGTTCTGCCTCTTCTCAGCTCAAGTCCCATTAGGGCTTCTCATGCTGAGTCCACCGAAGAGAGTATACATTTTGCCATTCAACATGCAAAAGCAAAGGGACTTTGCAAGACTGGAGACTCTGTTGTGGCGTTGCACCGCGTTAACACTGATATGATCAAGATCTTGACTGTGAAGTGA
- the LOC137730349 gene encoding uncharacterized protein — translation MAVSYKYWNDCVDPHDLEEMWSSPYVAAEWLDAGETKGQKVHISRDPDGNAYLTQIEMKAVAEIIIRRHFGSQIDPDMICAISELASDRQPLATRYDKKSKSTSVGIMQLFPKTADWLASDLGYHAYDIQGNHDLLFKPFVNVYFGAAYLKWLAKFDNKERGEEFIVRAYKGGTKKATHKSTLQYWQRYLSVKESLPSRKCFEGHPSPIHGSTSNAHHAAPTAPSHNTGHHVYWDARASPEDMAEMWNHHDVSKEWSRTGEKKGKVRFSIDEKKRPYLSRAELKAVADIILTKHFSTKPMKASVLCALAEVVSLRFLNGVGPRAGIMGIDYSTALWLYNEMGFRAYKPNQADDICKPFFSMYFGAAYLVWLVEYEGRLRTPEFVVQAYILGPKNVNLQESGPQWLKFEQALSHYGDAKKCIEEHRSCSIM, via the exons ATGGCTGTCAGCTATAAATATTGGAATGACTGTGTTGATCCCCACGACCTAGAAGAAATGTGGAGTAGTCCTTATGTGGCTGCAGAATGGTTAGATGCTGGAGAGACCAAAGGCCAGAAAGTTCACATCTCGCGTGATCCCGATGGAAATGCTTACTTGACACAGATCGAGATGAAG GCTGTGGCTGAGATCATCATCCGCCGGCATTTTGGTTCACAAATAGATCCT GATATGATTTGTGCTATTTCTGAACTTGCAAGTGATAGACAGCCCCTTGCTACACGGTATGATAAAAAATCTAAGTCCACCTCTGTAGGGATCATGCAACTTTTTCCAAAGACTGCTGACTGGCTAGCTAG TGATTTGGGTTACCATGCATATGATATTCAAGGGAATCACGATCTTCTGTTCAAGCCTTTTGTAAATGTATATTTTGGTGCTGCGTATCTTAAATGGTTAGCAAAGTTTGATAACAA AGAAAGAGGTGAAGAGTTCATAGTTAGGGCATATAAAGGTGGTACCAAGAAGGCGACTCACAAATCAACTTTGCAGTATTGGCAACGGTATCTTTCAGTCAAAGAAAGTCTTCCATCCAG aaaatgttttgaaggtCATCCATCTCCAATTCATGGTTCTACTTCTAATGCCCATCATGCTGCGCCGACTGCACCCTCACACAACACAG GTCATCATGTTTATTGGGATGCCAGAGCTTCCCCAGAAGACATGGCAGAAATGTGGAATCATCATGACGTCTCTAAAGAGTGGAGCAGGACTGgagagaaaaaaggaaaagtacGATTCTCCATTGACGAAAAGAAAAGACCATATCTTTCTCGTGCAGAACTGAAG GCAGTTGCAGATATCATACTCACAAAGCACTTCAGTACAAAGCCAATGAAAGCT TCAGTTCTTTGTGCTCTTGCAGAGGTTGTTAGCTTGCGTTTCCTGAATGGTGTCGGTCCACGTGCTGGAATAATGGGAATCGACTATTCTACAGCTTTATGGCTTTACAA CGAGATGGGCTTTAGAGCATATAAACCTAATCAAGCCGATGATATTTGCAAGCCATTTTTCTCGATGTACTTTGGTGCAGCCTATTTAGTATGGTTAGTGGAATATGAAGGGAG GTTAAGAACTCCGGAGTTTGTTGTTCAGGCTTATATCTTGGGGCCAAAAAATGTGAATCTTCAGGAGTCAGGTCCACAGTGGCTCAAGTTTGAACAAGCCTTGAGCCACTATGGAGACGCGAAGAAGTGTATTGA GGAGCACAGGAGCTGCTCTATCATGTAA